Genomic DNA from Paenibacillus borealis:
ATGGTTGGGCCTTGCGGGAATACTGCCGGGGGCTTCTGGGACGGACTCCTGAGCGGCCGTAACTATATGACCCCGCTCCAGCTTGAGGGTACGGTTGGAGAGGCGCCTCCCTTCGCCGGACAAGTCAGCGGGATGGAGCCGGAGCAGGTCATCTCGAAGCGTCTGTTCAAGAAATGCTCCCGGTTCTCTGTGATGTCGATCCTGGCAGCTAAGGATGCCATGGATGATGCCGGCTGGGATCTTGACACGATGAGCCGCGGGCGGATCGGCATCTTCGTCGGCAACAACTCGGGAGGATGGGAGAGTGCCAGGAATGGCTTGCGTGTTCTGCATAACGAAGGTGCCCCCTTCATTGATCCTAACCTCGCAAGCAATTGGTTTCCGGCCGCCGCACAGGGGCATATGTCCCTGGCCTTCGGCATTAAGGGCTACAGCAAGACGGTTATCGCAGACCGCAGCAGCGGACTGCTTGCCATTGCTTATGCGGCCAGAGCCATTCGCAGCGGAATCATTGATGCGGCCATCGTGGGCGGTGCAGAGACGCCGCTTGATCCGTGGGCGCTCTCCTTCTATAACTCGGAGGGGCTGCTGAACCTGAAGGCAGACAGTCCGGAGACGGCGTATCGTCCGTTTGTAGCGGCCCGGAGCGGAATAGCCCTGGCTGAAGGAGCAGCTTTCCTCTGCCTCGAATCTGAACGCAGCCTCCGGAAGCGCGAGTCAACCGGCCGGGTGAGAGCGAGTATCCAGGGTTTCGGATTCACGAATGACGGGCAGGAATCTGCCCCGCATGAGGAGAGTGTGGCGCAATATGCCAGGGCCATCCGGCTGGCCATCGGACATTCAGAGATCCAGCCGGAGCAGATTGGCTATCTCTCACTGGATGGGGCGGCTTCCTCCCGTCAAGACGGGATTGAATGCTCGGCAATCCGGGAGGTATTCGGTGGCAGTGTATCGGACAAATGGGCGGGCTGTC
This window encodes:
- a CDS encoding beta-ketoacyl-[acyl-carrier-protein] synthase family protein; amino-acid sequence: MKNKVFVTGVGMVGPCGNTAGGFWDGLLSGRNYMTPLQLEGTVGEAPPFAGQVSGMEPEQVISKRLFKKCSRFSVMSILAAKDAMDDAGWDLDTMSRGRIGIFVGNNSGGWESARNGLRVLHNEGAPFIDPNLASNWFPAAAQGHMSLAFGIKGYSKTVIADRSSGLLAIAYAARAIRSGIIDAAIVGGAETPLDPWALSFYNSEGLLNLKADSPETAYRPFVAARSGIALAEGAAFLCLESERSLRKRESTGRVRASIQGFGFTNDGQESAPHEESVAQYARAIRLAIGHSEIQPEQIGYLSLDGAASSRQDGIECSAIREVFGGSVSDKWAGCPKTSFGNTIGAAGAFDVALSVLAMNHGQLPGLPYLAESAPDNDLNFVAGSSRRVSVESSLILSRGRGGVSSALVVKGEGL